In the Cucurbita pepo subsp. pepo cultivar mu-cu-16 chromosome LG17, ASM280686v2, whole genome shotgun sequence genome, aaaattttagatCGATCTACAAAATTCAATAACCCAACCTAATCCAATTCATCCCGTAccttaaaacattaaatacaaaataaataaataaataaataaatgaggaaaaaaaaaaaaaaaaacactgtTTGGATTACCAACAAAATGTTTCCACTTGGACGAACCAGTAATTCATTCTCGCGCGCTTTTCAATCagatgaaggaaaatggaagagaaaacaAAGCTCAAACCAAATTCCATGGTTTATTTTGAAATCCAGATCCCAATGATTTCTTCCTCAATTTTTCCTTCCCCTGTTTCCAAGTTTCAACGATCAttcactccttttcttcttgcGTAATCAATCCCCCACTAAGGTAATTTTCTCACTTCACACCGATTTTCTTCGACGAACATTCTCTTTTCagattgtttttgtttcccGTTTTCGGTAATATCTTTCCGTTTTCAGGATCCAATTTGTCCCAAACGTGTTCATTCTCCCGCCCTAACATCATATACCACTTCTGCTATTTTGTAATTACGTATTTCATCCGTTCGTTCATTctcttttggtttctttttctgtgTTGAATCCAATCGGAAGCAAATTTCGTGTTTGGTTTGGAATCATACTGTCTGatcatttctattttgttaTGTTAATGTTCATCTTCTCGAACGAACTGTAACAGGGGCTGCTCTGTgttgtttatgaatttataactTTCCATTATGGACAATTACGGTTCTTCGCCATCGTATCCATACCACAATCCATATGCATACCCTTGTTCAGCTCCCCGTCAATACCCACCTGCTTCTCAATATCCACCTTCTCAATATCTACATCCTCATTATGCACATCCAAGTTTCGATCCATATGGTCGTCCTCTTTACCCTTACCCCTATAGTCCTTCACATGTCGCTCCATATGCGTATCCCCCACACCCATCCCATTCTGGGTTAATAGAGTATATTCAACATCCACCTTCGTATTCTGGTCTTGTATCTTACCCTTATCCTTACCCTGATGCCTCATCGCCTAATAGTGGTGCTAGGCCATCCATTCATTATCATAGCAATTTCCAACATGGTACATCCCCATATCGGTATCAAGAATCTGTTGCATACCCTTCACCAGAAACTCAATACCGACCACCCCCTTCACGAGTAAATAGCTTCTCTAGTCACTACAGGATGGATAACACTGATTCAGGCTCTTCTGCTCACCTGCCTATTGATGACCTTTTGTGCAATGTACATTTGTCTGATCATCAACCAACTGCCCCTGCTTCACCTCCTGCACCTGTACCTGCACAACCTTCAGCTTCGTTATTGGCGAATTCTCCTCAAAGTATGAGATATGATCGGCGCGATCGATTTTATGGCTTTCCCAATTCATCCTTTTCTAGTTTCGATGTGGGGAATTCAGATCAATTGACTGCATCCAAGCAACCTTTGTTTTCCCATTCAAGCTCATTTGGTGGGTCTCAACATAATCAGAACTTGCAGATTGTTCCATTGCACAGTAAAACATCATTGAAAGTTTTGCTGTTACATGGAAACTTAGAAATATGGATTAACGAGGCCAGAAATCTTCCAAATATGGACATGTTTCACAAAACCTTGGGGGATATGTTTGCTAAATTACCTGGCAAAATTGAAGGACGCGTGAGTCATAAGATCACTAGTGACCCTTATGTATCGATATCTGTAGCAAATGCAATAATTGGGAGGACTTTTGTTATAAGCAACAATGAAAACCCTGTATGGAGGCAACATTTCTATGTTCCCGTTGCACATTATGTTGCTGAAGTACTTTTTTTCGTTAAAGACAGTGATGTTGTTGGTTCACAGCTAATAGGAACTGTAGCAATTCCTGCAGAACAAATATATTCAGGGTCTATAGTTGAGGGAACCTTCCCAATCCTAAATAATGGGAAGCCATGTAAACCTGGAGCTGCACTGAACTTTTCTATTCAATATACCCCAATGGAGAGGCTCAGTGCTTATCATCATGGAGTGGGAGCTGGTCCTGATTATCAGGGAGTTCCTGATACATATTTCCCCCTCAGAAAGGGTGGAGCTGTTACTCTTTATCAAGATGCTCATGTTCCAGACGGCCACCTTCCAAATTTGATGCTTGATAATGGTATGTACTATGTACATGGGAAATGTTGGCATGACATCTTTGATTCCGTACGTCAGGCTCGCAGGTTAATTTACATAACTGGGTGGTCAGTGTGGCACAAAGTGAAACTAGTTCGAGATACTGGCTATGGGACAGAGTGTACCCTTGGAGATCTCCTGAGGTCCAAGTCCCAGGAGGGAGTGAGAGTTCTGCTTCTTGTTTGGGACGATCCCACTTCTAGGAGCATTTTGGGTTATAAAACCGTAAGTTTTGCTCCCTGCTCTGTATTCCTTTTATATCTCCTGCTTATCATAGTTGCCTTTTCCAAACATCCTTTAAATTAGAAGCTGTCCTTCACTAGATGTTCATATTCTACGATCGTTTCAGTTCAACTGTTAGAATATGCATGTAATTACAAGCTACCTTTGTTGGATCACAGAAGTATAAGATAGAGCTAAGAGTTTTCGATTTGTAATCAAGGTTTTCAGTTTACATTGAAGTGGTTTTAAAGAATCTATTATCATACTCTGCTGAGAACACACGTTAATTCTTGCAGGATGGTTTCATGCAAACCCATGATGAGGAAACTCGCAGGTTTTTCAAACACTCCTCCGTTCAAGTGATACTTTGTCCTCGCATGGCTGGAAAACGACATAGTTGGGTTAAGCAAAAGGTTACCCTTCTTCNTGGGGTAAGAAATGAGATTACTTCCAGATGGCTAAAAGTTTAGTCTTAACTAATCACTTCTATCTCCTGTCAGACTTTTGTTGTACTTCAACATGATTATGCCAAGAAAATTGGCAAATCAAACCTGTACAAACCTCCTAATCCCACTAACCAACTAACTGCTGCTGATTGACCTTGTAACCCCTTTTGGAGTTAGTTTGTGTAATTGGAGGCCTTACAACATCATTAAGGAACCATACGATCTTGATTGCAATATAAAGAGAATAATCCTCTACTACATAAAGAAGTTTGTATCAGTATCATGGCTGGATTGTTGAAGCGGTCAAATGAGAAGTCTTTTTCTGGGcaataaataacaatttgaAAGACCTAATCGGTTCAGCTTCcctgattattttatttttttaatccatcttttcctttgatgacttaaataaatatcaacaGAAGAAAGATTCTTTATTGTGCTAGAAACAGTGATATGTTTAGTCTAATGAATAGTTGACAATCttctattttgaaaattacttttacACTTTTTTTCATCTTCGGGTATTAGAATCTTCACATCATTTTATTCTTGTACTGCCTTATTGGACGCTATAGGTTTGAGCATTCTGGTTTCAGCTATCTTGTGACCATTGTTGTACTTGTACTTGCTATCAAACTCATTCTTTAACTATTAGATTGTATGTATTTTTCATGtccatttgtattttaattttgagaattaaGCTCATaaatctatttaattatttaaaaaaaaaaaaaaaaaaaaaaatcttgaactCGTCCTTATAATCAGTATATTTCGTTTGGAATGTCTTTGTTAATTTATATCGTCTTTGATGTAACCGCGAACAGCAACGTCAGGGGGAGTAAAGAAAGCCACTCTTTTGGATAAATTAGGAAACTCCTCAATTCATTATCATATTGGGGACTTTGGAGGATGTTCAATtgtctcttctctcttttctgATTGGTGTGGAAATATTTCCTTTCGCTAATTCTTGCTCATCTTTCTCAATAATCAGGAAGTTGGAACTATTTATACCCACCATCAGAAAACGGTTATTGTGGATGCTGATGGTGGaaataatagaagaaaaatcatAGCTTTTGTTGGAGGACTTGATTTATGCGACGGCCGGTATGATACTCCATCACATCCCATATTTCGGACACTTCAAACAGTACACAAGGATGATTACCACAATCCTACATACACGGTAATCTGTTTACTATGTCTCACTTGTCTGCTACGCTCATATTCTGTGGAAATATGATGCAGGAGGAAAAGGTTAATATGTgccaaaaatttgaataccCTAAGTATATGCGCCCTGTTTTGCTGACCCAAGTGTTTTCTTAAGGGCATGTTagtttcatcttcttctagattgtttttcttttgcgTTTTCATTCAACGAAGAAACAAGGCTTTCATTAGATTGTAGTACATGAGATGAAAACaccaaaaaggagaaaaactTGAACAAATCAAAAGGCTACCGTAAACATGAAATTGGCATCCGTTAATGAActtaattacaaaagaatcTAGAATAAAAGAATGTCCCTCAAAATGAAGAGAAGCACTGGACTCAACTAATATTATAGCAGTAGGGCAAGCTGCCAATTTTTGCCTTCTAGATTCTTGGGAAAATTAAAGGGAATCTCTAGGGATCTCAAAAGCCAAGATACAGACATAAGATTTGCATGAAAAAGGAACCCGAAGAATTGAGGCTCCAAATCCTTTGGAAAATTGTGCTGTACTGTCTGTTAGAACTACTACAACTATATGGTACTGAATTGTAATAGTATTAAAGGGTGAGAAAGTATCTTCATCGGTTATTGTCATTGGATTTCCTCCTAAACAATGTAACAAGATCAATCCCATATCTAGAATTGAAACAGAGTACATGAATTGAAAGCAAATTGTAGAGCTATTGAAGATGAATGCAGCAGGAAAATCGTTTAGAGGATTGATTTCTCCTAAGTTGTTCTTGTCTGTTTTTCTAGTTGGTCAAACCAGTCAATCTTGCACTAGGATATAAGAATCCTAGATCAATTTTTCATGTATTAATTTTCAGTGAGTTACTTGTCTTTTAAGAAAGACTTGTTAAATACAGTTATGGtaacaataaatctaaataaatcctTAATTACTATGTAATAGTAAATCCGGATTAATCCCTAGAtcagaaaatttaaataattcccTAGAGAATCTTTGATACTAGATAACAATAAGGGATTATACAAATATCTCCTAACTGAAGTTAATACTACAACAGAGACTTCTTTTTAGGAAGGATCTACTGGAGAGGGTGGTATGCACGATATAAATTGGGAGAAAACTAACTACCTCAACTCTTGGGAGGTCTAGGCAATGGCAATTTTCAGCTTAGGAAGTTAGCTCTTTCGACTAAATGGATCTGAAGATTTTTGAATGAGGAAGATGCTCTTTGGCGCAATATCTTTGTTTTGGTAAATGCTACCATTGGCAGAGCTTGTGTATGGCCAGGATAGATTCTCCGAGGTTCTTATAAAGCTCCTTGGCGCCTCGTTTGTTACACCGTTGAGTGGTTGCTAGCTATGTTCACAGATGCCTTGGAAATGACctttacactttttttttttaaggattcTTGGTTGAACTACGGGATTATTGCAGAGGCTTTTCCAAGACTTTTGCGTTAACTACTCAACCTAAGATTACGGTTGTACAAGCATGGAACACTTCAAATGCTTCGTGGGATTTGAGTCTTCATCACCATCCTAATGATTTGGAGGTGATTGAATGGTCTAATCTTTTCCAAATTCTTAACCTCATAATTATTGGCGAGAAAATGACTCTTGGAGTTGGTCTCTTGATTCTTCCAACTCCTTTACGTTTAAATCTGTAATGAATGATCAAGTTTCTGCTACCGTTCCTCGTTCAAACCTTTACTCGGCGATTTGGAAAGAAGTTTATCCCtagaaaataaagttttttttgtgGGAGCTTAGTCATGGAGGAATTAATTTGTCCGATCGATTACAAAGGAGAATGAGAATGTCTCATTTCACCCTCTCTCCTTGTTGTGTGATGTGTTTCTCTAGCTCAGAACACCCTTGCCTTCGTTTTTGTTACTAGTCTTTTGCCTCTCATAATTGGGTATTCATGCTAGATGCTTTTGGTTGGTCTTTGGTTTTTCCGAACAACATTCTTGATATTTTGGATTCACTGTTTCTGGGCCACCCTTCCCATGGTGTGAAAAGTACTTTATGGTTAGCTATGAATACTGCTTTTGGTATCTTTTGTGTGAAAGGAATGGAAGCATTTTCAGGGAGTTTTTCtctatatttgattttggatCGGATGTTGTTTTATACTTTGTATTGGTGCAAGCATAAACACCCTTTTAATGATTCTAGTCTCTCTATTTTTCCCTTAGATTTCCAATTGAAAAACCCTTTTGTAGTTCTCCTCTTGGTGatgagagtattttttttaactctttcattcgtttataaataaataaataatatgatgTGTTGTCTTACTCCATGCATCTTCAGTATCTGAAAATAACTATAGATTGAACATATGAAATCAATAATCAGTTAGACAAAAGAGCTGACTAAAAGCTGTAATACCTTTCTAAATTGATTTTAGGAgtgaaaaatcaatatattattgaatctaggattgttaaaatttgaattggtTTTATGAAGTAACAAAATCTTTCAGTTGAACAGGGTAGTGCTGTTGGTTGTCCAAGAGAACCATGGCATGATCTGCACAGCAAAATTGATGGTCCAGCAGCATACGATGTTTTGACGAATTTTGAGGAGAGATGGAGGAGGGCTTCAAAACCTCATGGGATAAAGAAGTTGAAATCATATGATGACGCTTTGCTGCGGATTGAAAGAATTCCCGACATAATTGGAATTTCGGAATCTTACTGCACTAATGAAAATGACCCTGAATCATGGCATGTCCAGGTAAGGTTTTAATCCCTTCTTGGATATGTGGAACTCTACCTAGGTGATAAAAGGTTCGGCAATTGAAACTAACGGTGTACAAAACTTCTTAATGATTTCTCTATGTTCCTTATGGCAATTTTTCTTGATGAGTTATCTAATACTGCAGATTTTTCGCTCAATTGATTCAAGTTCTGTTAAAGATTTTCCAAAGGAACCAAAAGATGCCCCCAGCAAGGTGAAGGACATTTATGCTTGCTATACTTTTATCAAATCTAATGATAGGTTGAATTTagtctaaattaaatttaaaaaatgaacctCAACTTTgcctttgtttcaaaaatacctcgCTACTTTCAAAAGTTGTCATGGTACTCTTAACCTTTCATGAACGTTTAAAAACTATCCTTGAAGTAGAAAATCTGTTAGAACGGTGGATGAAAAGTTGATGTGATTAACATAATTCTTTCGGTCTTAATCTAGATGAACTTTTCAATCACTGTTGCATCATTCCAAGTCACCACCATGTTGACTTCttgactaatattttattaaatttctacTCCGAAGGTAtcatatgtttatgaaaagttaaagAGTAATATTGTAAGTTACGAGAGAatagagatattttttaaataaaggttaagagtattttttataatttatctttaaatttaaatataaaattgacgtgtatttattttgtatttgcgTCTGTGTAACATGCTTATTGCCTGATATTACTCGCAGAACCTTGTATGTGGAAAGAATGTGCTGATTGACATGAGTATACACACAGCATATGTGAAAGCCATCCGAGCTGCCCAACATTACATTTATATAGAGAACCAATATTTTATTGGGTCATCCTTCAATTGGAACTCAAACAAAGATTTAGGTAAAGcccataaaaattattattaaaataaaaaataaaaagagctCACATGAAATACAGCATTAAAATCTCATTCCTATGATATTAAACTGTAGTCTGTTATTCTGCAAGTTCTTAAAATTCAGCATCTTCTTTATTTAGATTGCTTAATAAGTTGGGTATATGGATTATACTATTTAAAGCAAAAAAATACTGAAACATCACTACCcataagttttctttttaaagttgaCTAAGCGTTCAGTTTGTGTGACTAgaagagaaaatgagaaaaaattaTGGGAGCACCAGCATGTATCTGATAATATGTGACAATAGGGTCATTTAGAAAGCGTGTTAAGACTTCGGGACTATAATCTATGGCTGGCTATCAAGCACCAACTTTTTTGCTTTGCTTGAAGGAGTTAACTATGTCATGCAGTTCATTGACCTGACATGCACGTTTCTGATGTTTATAGGTGCCAACAATTTGATCCCAATGGAAATTGCACTAAAGATTGCTGATAAAATCAGAGCAAATGAGAGGTTTGCTGCATATATTCTCATTCCCATGTGGCCGGAGGGCGTTCCAACTGCTGCTGCCACTCAGAGGATATTATTTTGGCAGGTAAACTCACTAGTAGCTTAGGATGAATTCcatcatttttcattattaaatttaatggcATGATACTATATGAACTACTGTTTGCATATATTGGCTCTCAGTAAATATTGTATGACCCCATGATGATTTCAAGAGAGTTCTGAAGTGGAGTAAATATATGAATTACTGTTTGCATATATTGGCTCTCAGTGAGTAAGCATGCTTCCTTTAAATAAGGATTCTTCGGATCTAACAATTTAAATGGGGATACCTACGGGGGGGAGTTAACTCCCTGCAGGCAACCTGATCCCATCTTGGGCCCCGCTAAACTGGATAGGAATTCTCGCATCCCATGTCCACTTTGCCTCGTAATTGAAATGCCAACAAATGTTCTGATCTATGACAATTACACTTCTGATTTACTTCATCTTTTCTTGCGTTGCTCAGCAAAAAACGATGCAAATGATGTATGAAGTCATCTATAAGGCTTTGATGGAGGTTGGTCTTGAGGATGCATTCTCTCCTCAAGACTATTTGAACTTCTTCTGCCTGGGAAATCGTGAGGCTACGGAGGGAAATGATTCTTTGTGTTCTGAAAGTCCTACTGCAGAAAACACCCCTCAGGTAACCTATATCCTTAAATCAGTACTTGATTTTAGtcttatgtattttttaacttttagtttGGGTTTTGAGTTGTTATTTTAGGCCTTGTTTGATGACCATTTggctttttaattttcaaaaaccaaaaactaaaTAGTTATCCAACTAGACCttaattcttgtttttgttggaaagttataattttacatcaaaataaaggaagagcccataaattattttgagagTTTCCATGCAAAGAGCAAGTAATAGAAGAAAAAGTACCAGTAACTTGTCCCTCTGcgtgtttttttattaaaatcagaAATGATTGAATGAACTGACTGCAGGCACTTAGTCGGAAAAGCAGAAGGTTTATGGTATACGTTCACTCCAAAGGCATGATAGTTGACGACGAGTTTGTGATTTTGGGATCTGCTAACATCAACCAGAGGTCCATGGAAGGAACTAGAGACACTGAGATTGCTATGGGAGCCTATCAACCTCACTATACGTGGGCAAGGAAAGTTTCACGTCCTCGTGGACAGGTGagttttaactttaaaatgtcCTAATCTGGAATTTCTTGAAATAATGCTAGTAACTGTAAGCTGGACTGTACAAACGGTTGGGAGTCCCAtatttgactaatttagggaatgattatgagtttataactAAGGAATaaatctccattggtatgaggccttttggggaagcctaaaaacacagccacgagagtttatgatcaaagtgaacaatatcatatcattgtggagagtgtTATTCCTAACACAAACTAGAGTCAGTCCATAAAGAGTCCAAATTAAAATTGCTCAAATACCGTGAggaagacatttttttttatgaatttacaAAACATATGCTTGAAACAGGAGAGTTCCACATCTTGTTTTGCAATCGTGTTCAGATACATGTTCATTTTGTGGGAAGAATTTGTTGAGAATTGATTACATGTTCATTTACATAGAACAGCATTTCTGAATTATTCTGGGATCTGAATGTCCTGATCTGTAGATCTATGGATATCGGATGTCGTTGTGGGCGGAGCATACGGGAACTATGGAAGACTGTTTCAACCAACCAGAGAGCCTGGAATGCGTGAAAAAACTTAGAACAATTGGAGAATCAAACTGGAAACAATTTGCTGGAGAAGATGTAACAGAGATGAGAGGACATCTTCTGAAGTACCCTGTTGAAGTTGATAGAAGAGGGAGAGTAAGATCTCTTCCTGGACATGAAAACTTCCCAGACGTAGGAGGAAAAATAGTTGGTTCATTTCTTGGCATTCATGAGAACCTCACTATCTAAATATAGCCTCTGGTTGCATTCCAATACAACCACTAATGAGCCGGGAAGCTGTCTTTACAGGTTACAGTAATTGAAGATTTTGATAGGTACTtgtaaaggaaaaataatggAGCAACACCCATCGTTTCCTCCCTTTTTTGGTAATGGCGTGTAACCCCAATAcatggggttttttttttttgttttgtttttttttttcttcatttaattatgttaataaCATCTATTTTTTTGGAAGTATAGTTTTCCTTTCTGTTaatgatttatgaattataatTGTTCGTACGTATATCATACTCGATTGGAAGGATTGTACACTAATGGAGAGTTTAACATGTAAATTGACATACTTATAAAAGTTTAGGATTTAAATTTATACTATTAGTTCaagatttttattgaaaaataatttataatcatagaaattatttttgaactaCAATTAAAATGTATGTTctattattgatattatttaaGGGTTGACATGAAAATCAAAGTCAGATTTAGGTTGgactgaaaaagaattaaaaaaaaaaaaaaaagggttggTGGTGAGAATTATTTTGACATAGAGGATGAGAATGGAATTCACTGTTGTTCCCAAAAATGATGTAATGAATAAGaataattcttaattttagtGTAATACACATCATTCCATGTTCATTTCTAGGTGAGAATAAATTATTCATATCTCTTACTTTTCATTCCTTTTGACGTTTATTAGTAATTACATAAACAGGATCTTTGTTAGGTACGGTGAAATATTGTTCAAATTATCGCAAGATGTtgcattaaaaatattcatttgttcttttccgttacaaattttgggtggataaTTATCTAGAGTTATtgtgtttctttaatttattttaagatttttatttactttgagATTACATCTACGTATtagctaattatggtcataaaataTGAAGGTTACAACTATTAGAATGTCTCGTGTAACATcaatgattttcattttgagactatatgattttcattttgaagctatataaagtcatgtatgttatatttgtaaaaCATACTTGAAAAGATGTAGTAAAAAGCACATTTGTGCTCTACTTTAACTaaggctaagtttctttgcaattctattaAGTTTAGAtggcatgtttagaatcatttaagTTTTACATAATCAATCTTATTTATAGAgggattcgaatctcaaataagtATTGTTGGCATAAGATATTTGACCAATAAAGTAATATAAGTCTTATGTTTCTTGCAGtgaaatcaaattgatttgAGGTTTTAGCCTTTGTAAATTAAGGGTTTGCATTTTTAGATGCTTACGAGGGTTCTTAGATTTAATTGACTAAGGTTTTCTTATTACTATTGTTCTACGGAATGAAAAATAACTTAATGAACAAGATTCAGGTAGAATATTATGTTgtaatattgaattttgagttttattttttattttttataattatgtccaacattatattatattttttcttataaaatatagttGAATTTACGttaaaatagatattatccttttaaaatattatttgaaattaatattttaaaaaaaacataaaaatcgaaaaaaattcattatagGAATTGGATCCCACCAAATTTTGAGTGAGTAATCTCTACTCCAattcttacaaaaataaaaataaatgagaaattttacaagaatgaaaattaaaataggagGCAGGGATAGAGGAAGCTTCCATATCT is a window encoding:
- the LOC111778323 gene encoding phospholipase D gamma 1-like, which gives rise to MDNYGSSPSYPYHNPYAYPCSAPRQYPPASQYPPSQYLHPHYAHPSFDPYGRPLYPYPYSPSHVAPYAYPPHPSHSGLIEYIQHPPSYSGLVSYPYPYPDASSPNSGARPSIHYHSNFQHGTSPYRYQESVAYPSPETQYRPPPSRVNSFSSHYRMDNTDSGSSAHLPIDDLLCNVHLSDHQPTAPASPPAPVPAQPSASLLANSPQSMRYDRRDRFYGFPNSSFSSFDVGNSDQLTASKQPLFSHSSSFGGSQHNQNLQIVPLHSKTSLKVLLLHGNLEIWINEARNLPNMDMFHKTLGDMFAKLPGKIEGRVSHKITSDPYVSISVANAIIGRTFVISNNENPVWRQHFYVPVAHYVAEVLFFVKDSDVVGSQLIGTVAIPAEQIYSGSIVEGTFPILNNGKPCKPGAALNFSIQYTPMERLSAYHHGVGAGPDYQGVPDTYFPLRKGGAVTLYQDAHVPDGHLPNLMLDNGMYYVHGKCWHDIFDSVRQARRLIYITGWSVWHKVKLVRDTGYGTECTLGDLLRSKSQEGVRVLLLVWDDPTSRSILGYKTDGFMQTHDEETRRFFKHSSVQVILCPRMAGKRHSWVKQKEVGTIYTHHQKTVIVDADGGNNRRKIIAFVGGLDLCDGRYDTPSHPIFRTLQTVHKDDYHNPTYTGSAVGCPREPWHDLHSKIDGPAAYDVLTNFEERWRRASKPHGIKKLKSYDDALLRIERIPDIIGISESYCTNENDPESWHVQIFRSIDSSSVKDFPKEPKDAPSKNLVCGKNVLIDMSIHTAYVKAIRAAQHYIYIENQYFIGSSFNWNSNKDLGANNLIPMEIALKIADKIRANERFAAYILIPMWPEGVPTAAATQRILFWQQKTMQMMYEVIYKALMEVGLEDAFSPQDYLNFFCLGNREATEGNDSLCSESPTAENTPQALSRKSRRFMVYVHSKGMIVDDEFVILGSANINQRSMEGTRDTEIAMGAYQPHYTWARKVSRPRGQIYGYRMSLWAEHTGTMEDCFNQPESLECVKKLRTIGESNWKQFAGEDVTEMRGHLLKYPVEVDRRGRVRSLPGHENFPDVGGKIVGSFLGIHENLTI